The DNA region GTCGCGCTGGCGACGAACGAAGTCGGTGGCGAAGGTCTCCTCGGTCGCGTGCTGCCAGCCCATGCTCAGGGCGTAGGCGTGCACCAGGACGCGCAGGGTGACCTCGGGCGGGAGGGGCACGCGCTCCACCACGGGTTGAAGCATCTGCCGGACCTCGCGCGCGAACCTCATGGTCAGGTCGAGCCCCTCGTTGTGGGCGAGCACCGTGCCGAGGAGGATCAGCAGCCGCCGCAGTTCCTCGTAGCCCTGCGCGGAGGCGATCAGCACGTCGGCCACCTCGCCCGGGGTGGTGGGACGGCGCTCGTCGAACAGGGTGGTCAGACGGTTCAGCCAGGCCTGGAGATGCTCGGTCAGCAGGCTTAAGAACATCTCCTCTTTGGTGTCGAAATACAGGTACAGGGTGCCCTTGGCGAGCTTGGCCTCCCGCGCCACCTGATTCATGCTCAGTTCGGCGTGGGGCGTCTTGGCCCAGAGTCGCTCGGCGGCCCGGAGGATGTCGTCGCGGCGCTGGCCCTTTTCCTCGGGGCTGCGGGCACGAGCGGGTCGAGATGTATCATTGGACACAAACCTTATCGTACGCCCCACCGCCGCGCTTTTGCTGTGAAGCCCTTCACGCCCCATGGGCCGCCGTGGGGGGTGGAGCCCCTCCCCGTCCCCCCTCACAGGTCCTCACAGGCCGGGGGCATCCTCCCATCATCCCCCCTCGCGTGTCGGGAGGGAAGGGGGCGGGGTGGGGGTCAGGGAGGCCAGCCGCGCGCCTAAGGCAGCCCGCACCTCGCGGCGTGGGTTCAGGCCGAGCACCCCGGCGAGTGCTCCAGACAGCTCCAGCGCCCGGAGGTACGCCCGCGCGGCCTCCACACCGGAGCCCGTTTCCCGGAGCGCCCGGTACCAGCAGTCCGACAGATCCCACTCCGCCCGGCGCGCAGGATTGAGGGGTTGCGGGGCCCCGTCGGCCGACCGGGCCAGCCGCAGCAGCCCGGCGCGGACCCAGGACATCCCATCCCAGGCGCGTAGTTCCTCACCCCGGGCGAGCACCGCCGAGCCGAAGACCAGGCCGTGCAGCACCCCGTCGTACTCCGCCTGCGGGCCGGGCAGGGTGGTCTCGAAGGGTGGGGAGGTGGCCCGCCGCGCCAGCACCTCCCGCAGCCGACCGCCCTTGTCCTTGAGGATCATCGCGCCGGGGTCACCGCCCGCGTTCGGCCACCCGGCGACCTCCTCCAGACACGCCCCGGGAACGACGTGCAGTTCCACCCGCGTCAGGTCGGGGAGGACGACGTTCGGGGTGCCGAAGGGATTGACGACCGCCAGCGCGACGGGCACGAGCGACCCCAGGAACGCGAAGGGGTCGAGAGAGGCGCCCCCCGCCAGGAAGGCCCAGTATTCCAGGTCGCTCCAGCGGTCCCCCAGCGGCAGGCCCCGGGCGTCCACCTGGGTGCGGCTGCCGTAGGCCAGGGCATGCGAGACGCGGGGCTCGCGCACCAGCGCCTCACGGAGGCGCGCGTCGAGGGCGTCGAGGTCGGTCATGCCCGGACTGTAGAGCCTTCCGATAGCGTGAGGGGCTACCGACACGGGCGGGGCCGCCTGTCAGGGTGGGGCATGGCGAAGAACGCGGCGGTGGACCTGACGATTCCCGAGGACGTGCGCGAGAACGCGAGAAAGGGCCTGGGGCTGCGCGAGGAGTACGGCTACGGCGGCACCGAGGTCGGCGAGGGAACGGCCGAACTCCTCGCGGCGGGCGGCAAAGTGACCGAGGAGCAGGTGCGCCACATCGCCCAGTACTTCCCCCGCCACGCCCACGACAACCTCGGCGAGACGGAGGAGCAGGGCAAGCCCTCGCGCGGCTACATCGCCTGGCTCCTGTGGGGTGGCGACGAGGGGCGGGCCTGGAGCGAGCGGGCGGTGGAGGCGCTGGACCGGGAGGCGTGAGGGCGGAGGGGGCCTCCCCCGCCCCGCTGCCCCGCTACTCCAGCACGACGGGCCGCTTGGGCCACGCGAACCAGAAGGTCGCCCCCTGGTCCGGCTGCCCCTCGCCCCAGACCCGGCCCCCGAAGCGTTCGCAGGTGCGCCGGACGACCGCCAGCCCCAGCCCCGACCCCTCGTACCGGCTGGACGGGTGCTGGCGCTCGAAGAGCCGGAAGAGGCGTCCCTGCCCGCGCGGGTCGAAGCCCACCCCGTTGTCCCGGACACCGATGTGAAACGCCGAGTCGGTCTCCTCGACCAGGATGTGCAGCCGCGCCTCCTCGCGCGTCCGGGTGAACTTCAGAGCGTTCGAGATGTACTCGTTGAGGATCAGGAACAGCGCCTGACTGTCGCCCTGCACGACCGGCAGGGGGTCGTGGGTGATCTGGACGTTGCGGTCGGCCAGCAGGAGACGCACGTCCTTGAGCACTTCCCGCAGCACGGCGTTCAGGTCCACCGGGCGAATGCGGGCCTGGAGCCCCCGGGCCTGCATGTAGCGGTCCACCGACTCGTACAGCGCGACGATCTGCTGCAAGGCCCGCTCGATGTGCAGCAGCGGCCGGGTGACCCCCTCCGGCGGCTCGCCCAGGGCGCGGCGCAGCAGGCCGAGGACGTTCATCGCCCGGCTCGTCGGCTCCTGAAGCTGCCGGATGAAGCTGGTGACGACGTGTTCCAGTTCCTCGTTCAGGGCGCGGGCCCGGGCGGTGCGCTCCCGAAGCTGCCCGCTCAGGTCCGCGTGCCCGCTCTGCAGGGCCCGCTGCGCCTCCCGGTAGGGCGTGACATCGGTGGCGACGAGATAGCAGCCACTCTCCCCGTGGGCGACGGCGTCGAGGAGCAGGGCCCGGGGGGTGCCCTCCGCCCCGGGCACCTCGATCTCGTCGCTCTGCACGGCGGGCGCGTCGAGGACCCTCTTGAGCAGCGCGTCGAGGGGTGGCCGGGAGGCGGGGGCGACGAACCGGCCGAGCGGCTGGCCCAGCAGCGCCTCGCGGTCGAACCCGAGCAGGGCGCCGCCGCGCCGGTTGACCTCCAGAATCCGCCCCTGGCCGTCCAGCAGGAAGGAGGCGACGGGCGCCCCGTCGAACAGGGAGGGTCCCCTCGTCCCCCCGGAAGGCTGCGGATGAGTCCCGACCTCCGCCACGGGAACACCCTGACGGCCGGGAGGTGAGCTTCCCTCTTGGTCAGTCATGACGCTGCTCCCGGGGTCCCCTGCGGACCGGGACGCGCGGCGAAACTTGAAGAGGGCTCTGGTGTCATGGGCTTAATTTAGCGTTAAACCACAGCGGGGAGACGGCCCACGGACGGCAGGGAGCGGCCCAGCCGTATTCTCCGGGCGCTGCTCGGGAGCCACGGCGAGCGCGGATCGTCGTGCCGACCTGCAAAGCCGCAAGGCGTCGACTTCACCCTGCTCGGACGCAAGAGCCTGGAGGAACTGATCTGCCGCATCCAGGGCCAGCGGCCGGGCACGGGGAGAAGACCCGGTAGCCGCTCAGGGCTGATCGGGGTGATCGAGGGCGGGGGCGACCGACGCACGGCCGCCCTGCTCACCCCCATGCAGAACTCCGACGAGCCGCTTGAGGTGAAGCCGCCCGGGGCCGGAGGGGTGAACCTGAAGGGCGGAGAGAAACTCCAAAAGGAAAAACGCCCTCTCAGAGGGCGCCTTTGTGGTAGACCCGAGCGGATTTGAACCGCTGACCCCTACCGTGTCAAGGTAGTGCTCTACCCCTGAGCTACGAGTCTGTACCGGGGCTGTACTGTCATGAAGGCTTTGGCATGAAGGTTTGGAGGCGCTGACCGGATTCGAACCGGTGAATCGAGGTTTTGCAGACCTCTGCCTTACCACTTGGCTACAGCGCCTTGCCGGAAGGGATGGGCCAGGCCGGTGGAGCTGTGCCCCAGTGAAGCAAGTTGGGTGGAGCGGCTGGAGGCAACCTTCCTGCCAGCGGAAGGAATCTTAGCACGGCCCCCCGGGGCTGTAAAGCTGGGGCTGGGCGAGGTTCTCGCCCTTCTGCCCGGCGAGTAGAGTTGGAGGCCATGAGAAGCCCGCTGCTCGCCCTGCTGGTCCTCCTGCTGAGCGGATGCAAGGCGGCGAGCCCGCCCCCCAATCCCTTCCTCCAGGGACGCACATTGAGCATTGCCCACCAGGGGGGCGAGGGGGTGCGGCCCAGCAACACCATGCTCGCGTACCGCCACGCCGTCCGCCTCGGGGTGGACATGCTGGAGATGGACATGCACGCCACCCGTGACGGCGAACTGGTGATGTCGCATGACCCCACCCTGGACCGCCTGACGGACACGCGGGGCCGGATCGCGGACATGACGCTCGGGCAGGTCCTCGCCGCCGACGCCGGGGACAGGTTCTCCCCGGACGGCGGCCGGACCTTCCCCTACCGTGGGCGGGGCGTGCGGGTCGCGCAGCTTTCGGAGGTGCTGGCGGCCTTCCCGAACACGCTCCTGACGGTCGAACTCAAGCAGGAGACGCCGAGCGTCGCCGCCCCGTTCTGCCGGGCCCTGCGGCAGGCCGGGGCCACCTCCCGCGTGATCGCCGCGAGCTTCAGCGACCGGGCGCTGGGCGAGTTCCGAAAGGAGTGCCCCGAGGTCGCCACGAGCATGACGGAGCGCGAGTTACGCCCCCTGGTGCTGCTGAGTAAGGTAGGACTCGCGCGGCAGGCCCGCCTGCCCGGTCGCGTGGCCCAGGTGCCGGTACGGGCGGGGGGCATCACAGTCGTCACGCCCAGTTTCGTGCACGCCATGCACCGCCGGGGCGTGGCCGTGCAGGTCTGGACGATCAACGACCCGTGCGAGATGCGCCGCCTGATCCGCATGGGCGTGGACGGCATCATCACCGACCGGCCCGACCTGCTGAAGACGGTGCTGGCGGAAGAGGGGCAGGCCGGGTCGTAGCGGGACGGGCAAAGGGACCATCCGGCGTGGACGGTCCCCTCTTCCTTCCCAACGTCAGATGCGCGTGCGGTACCGCTCCTGCAACTCGGCCAGAAGCTCGTCGAAGGGCACGCCCTTGCGTTCCTTGTGCCCTTCGGGGGTGCGCTCGCGAACACTGACCTCGCGCCGCTCCTCCTCGCGGTCGCCGACGACCAGCATGACGGGAATCTTGGCGAGTTCGGCGTTGCGGACCTTGGCGTTCATTCGGTTGGTGGAGTCGTCCACCTCGGCGCGCAGGCCCGCCGACTTGAACTCTCCCGCCAGCGTCTCCGCGTAGGCGTTGTGGCGGTCGGCGATGGGGATCAGGACGATCTGCCGGGGGGCGAGCCACAGCGGGAAGTCGCCGCCGTAGTGCTCGATCAGGATGCCCACGAAGCGTTCCAGGCTTCCGAAGGGGGCGCGGTGGATCATGACGGGTCGGTGGTCCTGGCCGTCCTCGCCCGTGTAGGTGATGTCGAAGCGTTCGGGGAGGTTGTAGTCCACCTGGATCGTCCCGAGCTGCCACTCGCGGCCCAGCACGTCCTTCACCACGAAGTCGAGCTTGGGGCCGTAGAAGGCCGCGTCACCGGGCTCGACGGTGTAGGGCAGCCCGACCTCCTCGGTCGCCTCGATGATTTGAGCTTCAGCAGTGTTCCAGTTCTCTTCGCTGCCCACATACTTGCTGTCCCCCGGGTCTCGGGTGCCTACCCGGAAGCGCACATCGGTTAGGCCGAAAGTCCGCAGCACGAGCACCGTGAGGTCGAGCGTGTCCAGAAACTCCTTTTTGAGCTGGTCGGGCCGCGTAAAGAGATGGGCATCGTCCTGGGTGAAACCCCGCACCCGGGTCAGGCCGTTCAGCTCGCCGGACTGCTCGTAGCGGTAGACGGTCCCGAACTCGGCGAGGCGCACGGGCAGGTCACGGTAGGAGCGCGGCTTTGAGGCGTAGATGCGAATGTGGAAAGGGCAGTTCATGGGCTTGAGCATGTACTGCTCATCGTCCACGGTGATGGGGCTGAAGTTGCTGTCGCTGTAGTTCTGGTAATGCCCGCTCGTGCGCCACAGGTCCAGGTTGCCGATGTTCGGCGTCACGACGCCCTGATAACCCCGCTGGAACTGCTGCTCGCGCAGGAAGCGGGTCAGCTCCTCACGCAGAATCGTGCCATTCGGCAGCCACAGCGGCAGCCCTTTGCCCACGAGGGGGTCGATGGTGAAGAGTTCGAGTTCCTTGCCCAGGCGGCGGTGGTCGCGCCGCCTGGCCTCCTCCAAGTTGTGCAAGTACTCGTCGAGTTCTTTCCCGGTGGCGAAGGCGACGCCGTACACGCGCTGGAGGATCGGGTTCTTCTCGTTCCCCCGCCAGTACGCGCCGCTCGTGCTCATTAGCTTGAAGGCGGTCGGGAGCCTCCCCGTGTTCGGGAAGTGCGGGCCCCGGCACAGGTCCACGTAGTCGCCCTGCTGGTAGAGGGTGATGGGCTCGTCCCCCGAAAGGTCGCGGATGAGTTCTCCCTTGTAGGGGTCGTGGGCGAACTGCGCCAGCGCCTCCTCCTTGCTCACCTCGCGGCGGGAGAAGGGCAACTCACGGGCGATGATCTCGCGCATGATCCGCTCGATCTCGGGCAGGTCCTCCTCGCGCAGGGGCTCGGGGAGGTCGAAGTCCTGGTACCAGCCGTTCTCGATGGCGGGGCCCACACCGCGCTTGACCGCCTCGGGGCCGTAGCCCCTGGCGCGGTAGAACTCGCCGACCGCCTGGCTCATGACGTGGCCGAGCGAGTGGCGGAAGACGGGGGCGGCGTCCGCCGGGTTCTTCTTCGTGATCAGGCTGACGCTGGCGCCCTCGGGAAGGGGTGTCATCAGGTCCACGAGGTCGCCGTTCGCGGAGGCGGCCAGCGCGTCCTGGGCGAGGCGGGGACCGATGGCCCTGGCGGCGTCGAGGGCGGTGGCCTTCTCGGGCAGGTCGAGTTGTTTTCCGTCGGGGAGGGTGACGTGCATGGGTGGCTCCTTGCAAAAGGCATGAAAAGGCCCGGTCTGGACGCGTTCCAGCAAAACGCCTGAGAGCGGGTGGGCAGGCTCTCAGGCGCCGGGAGTTCGCGTGACCAGACTGGGCAGGTGGGGCATTCGCCTTGCACCCACGCCGACGCTCACCAGACCGGAGTGAGGGGGCAGGGCGCACATGAGGGCAGGATAGCGGGCGGGACGGACAGGCGGCAACCCGCCGACACGCTTACGAGCCGCGCAGGGGATGAGGGGTGCGCGTGTCTGGGGCTCCGAGGTCGATCTCGAAGAAACGGTAGCCCTCCTGCCCGGCCTCTGCCGCCCGGTAGCCCATCCGCTCGTAGGCAGGCGTGGCGCTGTGCTCGTTCGCATACCAGAAGACGTAGCGCAGGGGCCGGGCGCGGGCCCAATCCTCCACCGCGCACATGAGGGTCCGGGCTACACCCTGCCTTCGAGCATCCGGAACTGTGTAGAGGTCGTCCAGCTTGGCAGTGCGGCCGGAATTCCCTGAGCGGAGGTGGGGGCCGTAATCGTGGACGGCGGCGTGCCCGAGGAGCCTGCCCGCCTCGTCCTCAGCCACCAGCAAGGCGAAGTCCTCCCTCTGGCAGAAGGAGGGAAAGCGGGCGGCCAGTGCCGTTTCGTCCTCCACGAAGCCCATGTCGAGCAGCATGGGGCGCAGGGCGGGAAAGTCGGCGGGCGTGGCGGGGCGGACGAGGAGCGGGGCCATGCGGCAGTCTCCCGCACTCCCGCACGGCACAGGACTTGCAGGGCTGCAAAGCAAAGAAAGCAAAGAAAAAGCCCAGCCGAAGCCGAGCCGCCGTTCGTCGCCGCCTCTTACCAGGCCGCGTTGCCCGCCGCGCTCCCCACGCCCTTGGGGTTCGGCCCCCACTTGTTGGTCCCGGGCTGGCTGTCCATGACCGCGAAGATCAGGAGGACGATGCCGCCGACAAGCGGCACGAAGGCGATCAGATACCACCACCCGCTGCGCCCGGTGTCGTGCAAGCGGCGGATATTGACCGCCAGCGTGGGAAGGAACGTGGCGAGGCCGTACACGGCGGACAGGATCAGGCTGACCAGGGGAAGGCCGGACAGGGACTCTCCGGCGGCCATCTGGGCGGTGCCCGTGGTGTAGTAGGGCAGCTGGAGGACCACCACGATGAGCCAAAGAGGACGCAGGGAGGCGGGAAAGGGGGTAGCCCTCCCCCACGGACCACCCCTCACGCCAGGGGAAAGGCTCAGGGGAGGCGAGGATACCCAAGGCAAAGGGGCGGCCCCACCTGGGAACCGCCCCTCACCGGGATGCCGAACTCAGAGCCCGGCCGCCGCCAGAAAAGCGTCGAGCTTCTGCGGGCGGAAGCCGCTGAGGCTCTGAGCGACGTCGCCGCTAACGAGGGTGGGCACGCTCCGGCGGCCGCCGTTCACACTCATCACGTATTCGGCCGCCCGCTCGTCCTGCTCGATGTTGATCTCCTCGTAGGCGATGCCCTTGGAGTTCAGGGCGCGCTTGGCGGCGTGGCAGTCGGGGCACCAGCTCGTCGTGTACATCTTGATCATGGGGGACCTCCTGGGTTTGGAATCGGGAAGGGGCTCGAAGCCCGCACCCTTACTTTACAAAATAAACTGAGCTTTTCTGTGAGGTGTACCTGCAACAGGAACGGGGCGCCACAAAAAAGGCCCACCCGGAGGTGGACCAGGGGGCCAACGTGCGGCTCAGGCGTTGATGGCGACGCCGCTCTCATTGGGCTCGGTGGGGCGCCGGGGGACCGCGCTAACCTTGGGGGCCATGATCATGTTCATGTCCATGCCCATCATGCTGGGCATCCCCTCAGGGGCGCCGATGTCGGCCAGGGTCTCGGCGACGCGGTGCAGGATGCGCTCGCCCAGTTCGGGGTGGGTGCGCTCGCGGCCACGGAACATGATGGTGACCTTGACCTTGTGGCCCTCCTCCAGGAAGCGGCGCACGTGCCCGGTCTTGGTGTCGAAGTCGTGGTCGTCGATCTTGACCCGGAACTTGATTGCCTTGACTTCCTGAGCGCGGGCCCGCTTGCGGTTTTCCTTCTCGTTCTGCTGCTGCTCGTAGCGGAACCGGCCATAGTCGAGCAGGCGGCAGACGGGCGGCACGGCCTGGGGACTCACCATCACGAGGTCCAGGCCCTTCTCACGCGCCATGCTGAGGGCGTCGCGCGTGTCGATGATGCCTACCTGCTCACCCTCCGCGCCGATTAACCGAATCTGGCGAACGCGAATCTGCTCGTTGACCTTGTGTTCTTTCGCTATTGTGATCACCTCCGCGCGTCCCCCGCGCGCTGGCGGGCAGACGGCTCACACGCCTTCTGTGGCATGACGGTGCATTTTACCACGCGGCCCGCGCCTTCCGGGAGGGTGCCTCTCACGAAGCGTTGGGCTCGCGTCCATCCGGCAGAGCGCCGCCCCTCCCGGCTCTTCTCCTAATCTTCCCCGGAAGCCCGTGTGGAAGGGCTTCCACGATGGGCCTGGCCTACACTTACTCCTTGACGTTCGGGGAACACGAAGCCTAGAGTTTGTGTCATGGGGACACTCTCGCTTCCGCCGCAGGCCACGCGGGTGGGGCTGGCCGTGGACGTGGCGGCCTTTGCGATGCACGCGGGGGAGTTGCGCGTGCTGCTCGTTCAGCGCGGGGAGCTGCCCCACGCCCGCGACTGGGCGCTGCCCGGCGGCTTCGTGCAGCCGGGAGAAGCCCTGCACGAGGCGGCGCTGCGCGAGCTGCGTACCGAGACGACGGTGGAACTCGAACCCCGGCACCTGGAGCAGTTCTACACCTTCGGGGAGCCCAGCCGCGATCCGCGCGGGCGCATCGTGTCGGTCGCGCACCTTGCGGTGTTGCCGCACGGCACCGTGCGCGTGACGGGCGGCGGGCACACTCTGGGCGCCGACTGGTTCCCGGCCCACCACCCGCCCCGGCTGGCCTTCGACCACGCGGCCATTCTCGACCGGGCGATAGGGCGGCTGCAACTGCGGCTGGAGTACGCCAACCTGGCGCTCGAATTCCTGCCCGACGCCTTTACCCTCCCCGAACTCCAGACGGTGTACGAGGGGGTTCTCGACCGCTCACTCGACAAGCGCAACTTCCGCAAGCGCATCCTGGCCCAGGGCATTCTCGCCGCCAGCGGGGAGCGGCGCAGCGGGGTGGGGCGGCCCGCGCAGCTCTACCGGCGGGCGAAGGGGGCGAGGACGGCGGCGCTGTGAGGCCTGTGGCCCGTCGCCCGTGGAAAAGACCGTCCGGAACTCCACAGCCCACGTTCCCCGTCCCCCGCCCCCGGTAGAATGGGCGGGTTATGGACATGAAGAAGCTCATGAAGCAGATGCAGCAGGCGCAGACTGCCGCTGCCAAGATTCAGGAGAACCTGGCCGCGCAGACGGTGGAGGGCACCGCGAGCGGGCTCGTCACCGTCACGATGAACGGGCACGGCAAGGTGACGGGGTTGAAGATCAAGCCTGAGGCGGTGGACCCGGGCGACGTGGAGGCCCTCGAAGACCTGCTGCTCGTCGCGCTTCAGGACGCGAACGCGAAGGCCGAGGCCTTGCAGCAGGAGGCGACGCGCGGGCTGGGGATTCCCGGGTTCTGATGGGGAGTCGCCAGTTGCCAGTCGCCGGTCGCCAGGGAGGTCGGGCATGAAGTACCCGCCTTCGCTGGTGGCCTTGATCCGGGAACTCTCGCGGCTGCCGGGGATCGGGCCGAAGAGTGCGCAGCGGCTCGCCTTTCACCTGTTCGAACAGCCCAGGGAGGACATCGAGCGGCTGGCGGGGGCGCTGCTCTCGGCCAAGCGGGAGCTGCACACCTGCCCGGTCTGCTTCAACATCACGGACGCGGAACTGTGCGACGTGTGCAGCGACTCCTCGCGCGACCAGGGGACGATCTGCGTGGTCGAGGAGCCCGGAGACGTGATCGCCATCGAGCGCAGCGGCGAGTACCGGGGGCTCTACCACGTGCTGCACGGGGTCCTGAGCCCGATGAACGGGGTGGGGCCGGACCGGCTGCACATCCGCCCCCTGCTGCCGCGTGTGCAGGAGGGCATGGAGGTCATCCTGGCGACGGGCACGACGGTCGAGGGGGACGCGACCGCGCTGTACCTCCAGCGCCTGCTCGAACCGCTGGGTGCGACCGTGAGCCGCATCGCCTACGGCCTGCCGGTGGGCGGCGCCCTGGAGTACGCCGACGAGGTGACGCTGGGCCGGGCGCTGAGCGGGCGCCAGCGGGTGAGCCAGCCGCCCGCCTTCCCCCCGCGCCGGGACGACGAGCCGGACGGGGCCGCGCCCGTTCCCTCGCCACGTTAGGCCGAGAAGGCTCCCCGCGCCCTGCCCCAGGTGGCGGGGCGTTTGCTTTTGGCGGCGGTCGGGCTACGGTGGGGGGGTGACGCACGCGCAGAGTCCCCTTCCCCCCGCCCCGCTCGCCGAGTGGCTGGCCCGCGTGACGCTGACGGGGCGGCATATCTCCCTGGTGCCTCTGGCGGAGGAGCACGCGCCCGACCTGCACGCGGGGGCCGACGAGGACACCTACGCGCTCCTCGCGCGGGGGGGGCCGGAGACGCGCACCCAGGAGGGCTGGGCGGCGTACATCACGCGGCTGAACGCCCTGCCGGGCCGCATCAACTGGGCCGTGCTGCGCGGGGAGCGGGCCGTCGGGCGCATCAGCTACAGCGAGGTCAGGCCCGCCGACCGCTGGGCGGAGATCGGCACCATGCTCGTGCCCGCCGCACAGGGGACCACCGCGAACCCGGAGGCGAAGCTGCTCCTGATGACGCGCGCCTTCGAGCGGCTGGGGGCGAACCGGGTGCACTTCAAGGTGGACGCCCGCAACGCCCGCAGCCTGCGCGCGCTTGCCAAGCTCGGCGCGGTGCGGGAGGGCACCCTGCGGCAATTTCAGGTGCGGCCCGACGGCTACGCCCGCGACAGCGTGATGTTCAGCGTGCTGAGCGGCGAGTGGCCCGGGGTGAAGGCGGGGCTTGAGGCGCGGCTGGACGCCCTCGCGGCTGGCCGACCGACGCGATGAGAGGACGGTCACCGTTGTCAGGCAAGCCCTGATACAGTCACGGGGATGCGTGTCACGATTTCCCCGGTCGCCCGCCACGTCTTCCTCCGCCTCGGCCTGCTGGGGGCGCTGCTCGCCTTTCCCGCGCGGGCCCTGATCGTGCCCTTCACCGGCTGGACGCCCGTGGACGGGAACGCGAACGTCTGGACGGACTCGGCGGGCGCCTGCCTCCTGCGCGAGGAACGGCACGGGCAGGCCTTTCCCACCTTCGACACCCAGGACAAGGCCCTCGCCTTCGCCAAACGCCTTCAGGCCTCGCTGGGCAAGAGCGCGGTGCGCGAGGTGGTGACGCAGCCCGTGGGTCGGGCGGGGGGCTGGGCCGTCCTCGCCGCCTACACCTACGAGGACGGCGGGGTGGCCTACCGCATCAGCCAGCTCTACCTCAGCGATTCGGGCATCCTGCGCACGGTGACGGGCAGCAGCGCCCAGCACGAGGCGAGCGAGTGCGTGAACGCGATGCGGGAATTCCTGCGTTACCTGGCGAACTAGACCTCCCACGAAAGGAAGCACC from Deinococcus aetherius includes:
- a CDS encoding GNAT family N-acetyltransferase, coding for MTHAQSPLPPAPLAEWLARVTLTGRHISLVPLAEEHAPDLHAGADEDTYALLARGGPETRTQEGWAAYITRLNALPGRINWAVLRGERAVGRISYSEVRPADRWAEIGTMLVPAAQGTTANPEAKLLLMTRAFERLGANRVHFKVDARNARSLRALAKLGAVREGTLRQFQVRPDGYARDSVMFSVLSGEWPGVKAGLEARLDALAAGRPTR